In Paenibacillus sp. JQZ6Y-1, the following proteins share a genomic window:
- a CDS encoding DNA-3-methyladenine glycosylase family protein has protein sequence MPGQHHQQSSSDQERHLLSTEQQVQSNMQPPSGIEPKQVEQAGNQAPPYYAGLSLSEIEQFQENGQWEDHGDHLILPVPAEFNFRMNIEFLRSSPNECLFTVGDHDVYKALAVGESRPLLRIYEEKQGEMIVQFLGDTAPSGEIERAAVAAYVSDWFDLGIDLLPFYKLASSDVLLGHAVESFYGLRNMGIPDLFETLCWGILGQQINIGYAHTLKCRLTEAFGESVEYEGEIYRIFPTAERIAVLEMDDLELMHMTVKKCEYILHAARLVASGELSKEKLLAAGGYREAEKMLTRIRGIGPWTANYVLMRCLRIPSAFPIDDVGLHNVIRHLTGSAAKPTREELLKLSAGWSNWESYATFYLWRVLY, from the coding sequence ATGCCCGGTCAACATCATCAACAATCATCTTCTGATCAAGAGCGTCACCTACTATCCACTGAGCAGCAAGTACAATCCAATATGCAGCCGCCCTCCGGCATCGAACCGAAGCAAGTAGAACAAGCGGGCAATCAAGCTCCGCCATATTATGCCGGTCTATCTCTTTCCGAAATTGAGCAATTCCAGGAGAATGGACAATGGGAGGATCATGGCGATCATCTGATCTTGCCAGTACCAGCAGAATTTAACTTCCGTATGAATATTGAATTTTTGCGCAGCTCCCCTAATGAGTGTTTGTTCACCGTTGGCGACCATGATGTGTATAAAGCGCTGGCGGTCGGCGAATCGCGTCCATTGCTGCGTATATATGAAGAGAAGCAGGGTGAAATGATTGTTCAATTCCTTGGCGATACCGCGCCAAGCGGCGAAATAGAACGCGCCGCTGTTGCCGCGTACGTGAGCGATTGGTTTGATCTAGGCATCGATCTACTTCCCTTTTATAAGCTGGCAAGTAGCGATGTACTGCTCGGTCATGCGGTGGAATCATTCTATGGATTGCGCAATATGGGCATTCCCGATCTGTTTGAAACGTTATGCTGGGGCATACTCGGTCAGCAGATCAATATTGGTTATGCGCATACATTAAAGTGCCGATTGACGGAAGCATTTGGCGAAAGTGTTGAATATGAAGGGGAAATCTATCGTATCTTCCCAACCGCCGAACGCATTGCTGTGCTGGAGATGGACGATCTAGAACTGATGCACATGACTGTGAAAAAGTGCGAATATATTCTGCACGCTGCCCGACTCGTTGCCAGCGGCGAGCTAAGCAAAGAGAAGCTGCTAGCTGCTGGAGGGTATCGAGAAGCGGAGAAAATGCTGACTCGTATCCGCGGGATCGGCCCTTGGACAGCGAACTATGTATTGATGCGTTGTCTACGTATTCCTTCAGCATTTCCAATTGATGACGTAGGGCTACACAATGTCATTCGTCATTTGACCGGCTCTGCTGCCAAGCCGACACGTGAGGAATTATTGAAACTATCCGCAGGCTGGAGCAATTGGGAATCTTATGCCACCTTTTATCTGTGGCGTGTATTATATTGA